Within Sorangiineae bacterium MSr11367, the genomic segment GCCCACGAAGAGGCCGAGGCTCGGCGTGAGATCGTCTTGTTGAACCAACGGCAGCGAGAATGGACACGCCTTCTCGAAGAGGAGAACGTGGAGCGTTCGGCGACGCTTGCCCAGATTGCGGAGCGTGTGGAACAGTTGCAAGATGCACGTGAGAAGACGTTGCTCGGGTTCTCGCACGATCTGCGAAATCCGCTGACCGCTCTCCAGTTCTCGGCCGACTACTTGAGGGACAACTCGCCCAGGCTGGACTCCGAGGGAAAGCTCGTCATCCAGGATCTCGAAAGCGCCATCGCGAACATGCGCAGCATGCTCGGCGAGCTCATGACGGTAGCCACCGCGCAGCGGAATCTGATGACGCTGGTGCCGAAGGCCATCGACGTTTCAGGCCTGGTCGAGCGGCTTCGCCGGCGGGTTCGCGCATTGGTTCACGGCCGCGATGACGTGCGCGTGAATGTGGTGGCCACGCGTGATGCCCCGGGTGCGATTGAGATCGATCCGCTGCTTCTCGATCGGGTCCTGGACAACCTGCTAACGAATGCGGCGAAATATACCGAGCAAGGAGCCATTACCGTGGAGGTCGACGGGGCCCCCGGCTCCTTGTTGATCCGTGTGAGCGATACGGGCCGAGGGATCAAGCCAGCCGAGCTGGAGCAAATCTTCCGCGCCGGAGGCTCCGATCCGCGGACGCGCGCGAAGAACAGCTACGGCGTGGGACTGTCCGTGGTGGTGCAGCTTCTCGGGCGCATCGGCGGGACGTTGGAGGTCATGTCGAAGCCTGGAAAGGGCACCACCTTCTGGGTGCGCTTTCCGGTGAAGTTCGTGGACGATGGTCGGGGCCGCGCGCAGGAGAACGACACGGGCGAGGTCGTCAATCGCGTGGTCAAGATTCGCCGATCGAACGCGTAGAGTTGGCCCGGCGTCGAAGCTTGACGCTGTTCGGGGCTTCGGGACATCTTGGAGGGGTCCTCGAACGTCATGTCCACTCTGCCTTCGCACTGGCCCAACTCGCACCGTGCCCTGGCCCGGATCGGGACAGTTGTCCAGAATTGTCGGATCGAACGTCTGATTGGCATGGGCGGCATGGCCGTGGTCTATGCAGCGGTGCAGCCCGACCAGCAGCATGTGGCCATCAAGTTCATGCTCGAGCGTTTTCGCGACGACGCGAACATGCTTCAGCTCTTCATGCGCGAAGCCAACGTTGCGAACCAGGTGGGGCACCCGGGGGCTGTGCCCGTGCTCGACTGCAGTATGGACGAGGATGGCTGTGCATTTTTGATCATGCCCTTGCTGGAGGGCGAAACGGTCCGCCTACGCTGGGAGCGCACAGGTTCGCACCTTCCGGTTCCGGACGTCGCCATTCTCGCGTCGGATACCCTCGATATCCTCGCCAGTGCGCACTCGCGGGGCATCATTCATCGCGACATCAAGCCCGAGAACCTCTTCATCACGCGGGAAGGGGAGCTCCGCGTTCTCGATTTCGGCATCGCACGACGGATCGATCGGGATGGGGCCACCACGGTAACGGGGCACATGATAGGGACTCCCGCGTTCATGCCTCCGGAGCAGGCCCTGGGCTCGCGGAGCGCGATAGGACCGGCGAGCGATTGCTGGGCGGTCGGCGCCACGATGTTCTCCCTCTTATCGGGAGAGCTCGTTCACGTTGCGGATGGCGCCCACGCACAATTGGCCGCTGCGGCGACACGTCCGGCTCGTTCTCTTGGAGACGTTGCGCCAAATCTGCCGCTCTCGGTCGTGCGTTTCGTCGACAAAGCGTTGGCGTTCGAGCCAATGGCCCGATGGGCCAACGCGGGCGAGATGCGCGAAGCCCTTCATGCCGCGTTCGAAGGGGTTCTTGGTGAACCCATTGAGCGTGTCGCGACGCGTGTTCGGGCCGCTTTCTCCGCCGACCTGTCTCAGCGGACCCTATCGACGCACCTTTCGCAGTCGCGCCGAGAACAGGCCAAATCGGGGCCGAAGCCGCCGGTACGGACATGGACACGGTTCCTGCACGCGGACGTCGAGGTCACCGCGGTGCTGCCGAAGTTCTTTGGTTCGATCACGCCGACGGCGAGCCGCATTCTGGCGGAGCATGGCCTAGGTCAGTTTTCCGATACCGGCTGGTTCATTCCGGACACGCGTCCCTGGTGGCCGATGGAGCCGTACGTCCTTGCCCTTCACGCCCTTATGGCCGCGGTCGGTCCGATAAAGGCCATCGACATCGGCAAACAGTCCGTCAATCACGTCAAGCTGCCGCCGGATCCGATGATGCAGAACGTGCATGCGACACTGCAGTCGCTCGACGTTGCGTATCATCTCAATCATCGGCGAGGCGATAAGCTTCACTTCGAGATCGAAACGGGCCAGATGATTGACGACATTGGGCACTATCACTATCGGGGAAAGCTCGATACCGAGCAATCCGCCGTCATGGAGTGCGACAATCCGTATCCATGCGATATGGATCTAGGTATCATTCTAGGCTTCGCTCGGCGTTTCGAGGCCCATGCTGTGGTCGAACATGCCCCTGGATCGTGCCGCAATCAAGGCGCCGACACGTGCGTGTATCACGTGACTTGGTGGTGATCTCTGTTTCGCCGAGAGTAACTATCGTTACCAACGACGTAATTAAGTCACGGTAGCGATACGTCAGGCCTCTCGCGTGTAGGCGCCCGCGGCTGCGCGGTTCGTTCGGAACGGCCTTGGAAAGAGGCTAAATGAAAACTCTTCATCGGGTAGCTCGTGTGCGCATTCTGACCGGCGTAGAAAAGTCTGAGCAACTTTTGTCGTGAGAGGCCGACTCGATAATAACCGGTGTCATCGATACATCGTATGCGATTAATGTTGGAGGTGCGTTGATTTTGATTCCATGGATGATAAATCCGGCCGCATGGAATGGATTCTTGATGTTGCGGAAAAATATCGCGCACAGATTCGTCGTGGTCCGTTCTTTCAATCACTCGAGCAAATCGAACGGGTGAACGACATTAAATGGGTTCATCAACTAATCCATCAATCGCGTGAATTCACTCAGGCGCTCTGCCTTCGCTATTCCCTTTGCCACGACAAGCGCTACCAGCGCATCTTTGCCGAGCACGCCGTAGAGGAGGCCGATCATCCCGATCAACTCATTGCATGGATGGCCAAATACGGCTTTTTGAGCGATGTGGAGGGCGGTGCCATTCCGGCGACACGAGAGACCATCGACTCCTTGGCCTACTGCTGGCGTAGTGCCGTGCACGAGCCCCACGATGTGCAAGTCATTGTCTTGAACGTGCTGAGCGAAGGCATCGCCCTCGACTTTTACACCGCCGTCATTCCCGTTCTGAAAAGACTTGATATTCTAAGTGGTCGCTACTGGAATATTCATCGTGAAGTAGATTCGCGCCACCTCCGCATGGGACTCGATCTATGCGGAAACGTCCCGTCCGACTCACCAACGGGCATGCACTATCAGCGAGTGCTCGCGCATGCCGCATCGCTGTACCATCAGATGCTCAGCTCTTGGGTCGGGAAGAGGGGCGAACCATTAGAGCGGTGAGCTCTCGCGACACGCTCCACAGTGTCGTAGTCTCCGCTTCTTCAGCTCACGAGTCAGCGCAAGAATGTCGCGACGTTCTCACTCATTCTTCCCACCGCCTAGTTTAGATGCGATCCGCGCTTCGTGCTCCGCGATGTTCGAAGCCGTTCCGCTCGCGACGATCGTAACCTCCTTCGCGTCGGACAAGGAGAGGGCGAAAACCGCCCGCAGCATTCGAATCGACTCAATCACGGAGAGCCCGTCAACCCTTGCGATGCGGTAGGCGTCGGCGGCGACAAAACCCTGCTCGCGAATTTTTACGTATTTCGCGAATTCAGTCATAGCCCAAATACATTGCTTACGATGTTCGTGGCTCCTCTTCCGAGGTGCTGCCATCGTACCAGGGGTGAATGCGATCGAGGCCGCCGCCTTTTCTAGCCGTGTTTATGCCGAACGATGTCCGAAATTCGGACACAGCTCATTTCTTGTTGGGATACAGCCTCGCGCGCCGTATCCCGAGAAGTGCCGCCGCCCGCGTCTTGTTTCCGCCGCAGCTTCTCAACGCGGCATCGCGATTCATGTCCTGGAGTCGCTCCTCGTTCATCGGTAGTTCGATGTGGGTTGCGTGGGCGTCACGCGGCACTTCCGGATGGCCGGTCGCCGCCCGCGCGACAATGACGGGAAAGTCGCTGACCTCGATGACGGGGCCATCTCCGAGGACGAGTGCGTGCTCGATGACATTGCGCAGTTCGCGGACGTTGCCTGGCCATGGGTAGCGACGAATGGCGTCCAGTGCCTCGGGTGAAAAGCCTTTGATGCGCCTGCCGCTGCTGGTGGCGAAGTCTCCCAGAATTTCCTTGGCCAGGAGAACGACGTCCTCGCCGCGTTCGCGCAGCGATGGGACGGTGGTCGTGATGACGGAAATACGAAAATACAAATCTTGCCGGAAGGTCCCATTGGCGATCATCTCTTCGAGATCGCGATTCGTCGCGGCCAGGATTCGCGCTTGCATGGGAATCGGCTTGGTCGAGCCGAGGCGCTCGAATTGCTTCGCTTCGAGGACGTGAAGCAATTTGGCTTGGCTGGCCAGGGGAAGCTCGCCGATCTCGTCCAAGAACAGCGTGCCGCGTTCGGCGGCTTCGAAGGCGCCGGCTTTGGAGGTAATGGCGCCCGTGAATGCGCCGCGTGCGTGGCCGAACAATTCGCTTTCGATCAGGTTTTCGGGAATGGCCGCACAGTTGATCGCGCGAAACGGTTCGGTTTTGCGCGGACCCGATTCGTGAATGAGGCGCGCGACGAAGCTTTTGCCCGCACCGGTCTCGCCGAGCAAGAGCACCGTGGCATCCGAGACGGCGAGTCTCGGAATCATGCGAACGACTTCCTCGGCGCTGGCCGAGGTTCCGAGGAACGCGCGCGCGCTGCCAACGGCCTGGCGGCGGTAGGTTTCGCTCTCTTCTTGAACCTTCTGCAAGGTTACAATCTGCGCGAATCGCGAAGAGCAGAGCGCCGCCGCAATGACGAGCAAACGACGTAGGGAGTCCTTTACCTGATCGCTCGGCACGCTGGTCGTGAACGCGAGCCAGCCCGTCGGCGCAGCGTGGGTCGGGACGAAGATGGTCGTTCCGGTGCCATCCTCTCGTGCCTCCAGGACGGGCTCCACGTCTCCGGCGGCCGGTGGCGTCCGGTTCACGGTGACAATTTTCGCTTCGTCGCAACCAAGTTGTCCCTTGGCCCAGCCGTCGAGGGCCAACTCGAGCTCCGTCACGCCGGCCGCACCGCCGATGGCGCTGTTGAGCGCGAAGACGGCGGCGAGGCCTCGCACGTCGGTGGCCTGACCGCTGAGCAATGCAGGCAGGTTGACGGTCGTCCCGTGGTAGTTGTGCACGCTGGGGATTGGGGCATCGTCGGCAACGCCGGCGACGACGATCACCGTCTCACCCACGACGATGGGCTCGCCGATGCCGACTTCGGCCTCGAACACCTCGCGATCGTGCACGACGAGTGCTGCCGCGCCATCGCAGACGCGCACGTAGGCACCGGCCTGCGTCGCATGCACGTGGAAGTGATGCCGCGACACACTGCGGTCGCTCAGAACGAGGTGGGCTTCGCGTGACCTACCCACCGTCGTCACCTGTTCATGGATGATGGCTTGCGCACCCGCGTCCGGGCCGCGAGCCACCACCAAGCGCGCACTTGGAACAGCTTTCACGACGCTCGGATTACCACACCGCTCTGCCTGACTCGAGTTTGGGGCCGCTTGACGCAGGCAGCTGAGGTTTGGGAAGCTTCTCCGAACGTCGATGTCCGTGCCCTCGCGTTCCGCCAGTTCTCAACGTGCGCTGGCGCGCATCGGGACCGTCGTTCAGAAATGCCGCATCGAGCGCTTGATCGGTATGGGCGGAATGGCCGCGGTGTATGCCGCGACGCGGGAGGATGGGGCGCGCGTGGCCATCAAATTCCTCCTCGAGCGCTTTCGCGACGATCCGAGCATGGTGCAGCTTTTCGCCCGGGAGGCGAACGTTGCGAATCAAGTTGGACATCCCGGCGCCGTGCCGGTGTTCGACTGCAACGTGGACGAGGAGGGCTGTGTGTTCCTCGTCATGCCATTGCTCGACGGCGAAACGGTACGTGCCCGATGGGAGCGTGCAAGCCTGCGCCTGCCGCTCGCCGACGTCGGGGTGTTGGCGTCTGATGTGCTCGACGTGCTGGCGAGCGCGCATGCGCGCGGGATCGTGCATCGCGATATCAAGCCGGAGAATCTCTTCATCGCATCTGCGGGTGATACCCGGGTGCTCGACTTCGGGATCGCGCGCCGCACCCATCGCGATGGCGGTGCCACGGTGACGGGGCACATGATTGGTACGCCCGCGTTCATGCCTCCCGAGCAAGCGCTCGGCGAGCGCGATGCCATCGGCCCCGCGAGCGATTGTTGGGCGGTGGGGGCCACCATCTTCTCGCTACTCTCCGGTGAGTTCGTGCACGAAGCAGACGGCGCATCCGCGCAGCTTGCAGCTGCCGCCACGCGGCGGGCGCGCTCCCTCGGCGATGTTGCGCCGAACCTTCCGCTGTCGATCGTACGGCTCGTCGACAAGGCATTGGCGTTCGAGCCAAAAGACCGATGGCCTTCGGCGCGTGAGATGCGGGAGGCGCTGCATGCAGCCTTGGAAGGCGCCCTCGGCGAGTCGGTTGCCGAGCTTACGACCCGCGTTCGGGGGAAGTTCGCCACGGAGCTCGCCCAAGAGACCGACGTCACCCGCGTCAGCCGCCCGTCGCACGGGAACACCCCATCAACGGGACGGCCATCGGCGCCCAGGTGGCGCCGCTTCGTTCACGCCGACATCGAGGTGCGGGCGCCGCTACCGCAGCTTTTCGGCGGGATGACCGATGCGGCCCATCGCATCTTGGCCGAGCACGGCCTCGGCCGATTCACCGACACGGATTGGTTCATTCCCGATACGCGATTGTGGTGGCCGATGGATCGCCACGTGGCCGCGACCCACGCGCTCATTGAAGCCGTCGGTCCCATCAAAGGGATGGATATTGGCAAGCGCGCCGAGAAATTCGTCGAGCTTCCGCCAGACCCCATGATGCACAACATCTACGCGACGTTGGAAGCCATCGACGTGGCCTATCATCTCAATCATCGGAGAAATGGTATTCCGATGTTCGATGTTGCATCGGGCCGCATGGCCGACGGTATTGGCCATTACCACCGCCGAGGGAAAGGGGATAGCGAGCAATCCATCGTGATGGAGTGCGAGAATCCTTATCCCTGCGAGATGGACCACGGCATCATCCTGGGCTTTGCGCGGCGCTTTCAGCCGCTTGCCGTCGTCGAGCACGAGCCCGGTCGCTGCCGCAAAACTGGGGCGGACAGCTGCGTCTACCACGTCAGCTGGTGGTGAGCGCCGTCGCGACGGAGCACGACGGATAAAGGTAGAGCGCCCCTCCAAGAGAGGTGGTGGAATTGGTCATAATGGAGGGACGCTCGCCTTGCCCTAGAGCAAGGCCTGGGCCAGTGCCGTTCACGCGGCCCATGCCGCGTATTCGTGTGCTTTGCGTCTGGCCGCACTGTCGCGTGTACGCTTTTCGGACGGGGTGGCGCTCGATCACCGTCCGAATCGGAGACAGCCCCTCAAATCCGCTTCATTTCGTGCCGAAAACCCTCGCTGTCCGAAAAGCGTACGGCCCTCACTTCTTGTACAGCCGTGCCCGTCGGATCCCGAGCAGCGCTGCGGCGCGTGTCTTGTTTCCCGCGCAATGGCGCAAGGCTGCCTCGCGGTTTCTCGTGTTGAGACGCTCCTCGTTCATTGGGAGTTCGACCCAGCCCCCGTCGTTCTCGTCCCCCGCCGTTGCCGGGAGCTCACTCGCCTCGATGCGCGGGCCGCTTCCCAATGCAAGGGCACGCTCGAGCGCATTCCGCAGTTCGTGAACGTTGCCCGGCCACGGATGGCGGCGCAGGCTTTCCACGGCCGCCGGCGAGAAGCCCTGCACGCGTCGCCCGCCGCTCTCGGTGAGGTCCGTCACCATCTGCGTTGCAAGCACGACGACGTCGTTGCCTCGTTCACGCAGTGGTGGAATCTCGATGCGAAACGCCGAAATGCGCGAATACAAATCGTGACGAAACGTGCCCGCCGCCATCATCTCCTCCAAGTCGCGGTGGGTCGTCGCGAGAACGCGTGCATCGAGATCTCGCGCTTCGAGAACCTGCAGCAATTGACCCTGGCTTGCCAGCGGAAGCTCGCCAACTTCGTCCAAAAGAAGCGTTCCCCGCTCGGCCGTTTCGAAGCTGCCGACCTTCCCATGTTCAACGACGGCCGCGCAATTCACGATGCGAAAGGGCTCGTTCTTGCGCGGGCTGGATTCGTGAATCAGCCGCGCGACGAAGCTCTTTCCAACGCCGATTTCACCGAGCAGGAGCACGGCTGCATCCGAGGCCCCGAGCCTCGGAATCGCGCGCGCGATTTCCTCGGCGCCGGGCGATGTCCCCAAGAAGGTGCGCGCACTCCCAATGGCTTGCCGTCGGAAGGTGTCGCTCTCTTCCTGCGCCGCGCGAAGCTTCGCCATCTGCGCCCATCGTGATGCGCACATCGCCGCTGCCAGGACGAGCAGTTCGCAAAGTGCGTCCTTCACCCCATCGACGGGCATGCTCGTCGTGAAGGACATCCAGCCCGCGGGCGCACCGTGCGACGGGACGAAAATCGTCCCACCCGATCCGCCTGTCGGCGTCTCCAAGATCGCTTCCCCGTCGCGCCCGCCCGACCATGGCGCCTCGACTCCAAGAATCTTCGCGTTCTCGCAACCAAGTTGCGTTTTTGCCCAGCCCGAGACGGCCGCCTCGAGTTCGACGACGGTGTTCACGTCGGCGATGGCCCGCGTCAGCGCGAACACGGCGGCCAACCTACGAACATCGGCGGTTTGCTTGCTGAGAAGCGCAGGCAAATGGGGGGTCGCTCCATTGCCGACGCGCGCATACACACCGCGCCCCATTTCGTGAAAGTGGAAGGGTTGTCGCGACACGACCCACTCGCTCAGCACGAGGCGTGCCTTGCCGTAGTAGGGCCTGATCGCCCGCCCCACCTCGCAGGCCGGAACGGGCCCTTCCGCCCGCGGAACGAATTCTTCCCAAAGGTTGGGAGCGCGTCCCTTGACGGTCGCGCAGCGCTTGGGCCATCTTCAATGCTCCGAGAAGGGGTAACGTCGGTGTTTTCGCGCTCCTGGAGTTCGCAGCGTGCGCTCGCACGCATCGGGACGGTGGTCCACAAGTGCCGGATCGAGCGCCTGATCGGCATTGGGGGCATGGCCGCCGTCTATGCCGCGACGCGGGACGATGGCCAGCGCGTTGCGATCAAGTTTCTCCTGGAGCGCTTTCGCGAGGACGCCCACATGGTGCGGCTCTTCAGCCAGGAGGCCAACGTCGCCAACCAGGTGCAGCACCGTGGTGCCGTGCCAGTGCTCGATTGCAGCGTGGATGAAGACGGTTGCGCCTTTCTGATCATGCCGTTGCTCGAGGGCGAAACGGTTCGTGCCCGATGGGAGCGCGGAGACCAGCGCATGCCGCTCGCGGACGTCGGTGTGATCGTGTCGGGTACGCTCGACGTGCTGGTGAGCGCGCATGCACGCGGCATCATTCATCGCGATATCAAACCGGACAACCTGTTCATTGCCTCGGCTGGGGAGCTCCGCGTTCTCGACTTCGGAATCGCCCGGCGCAGCGATCGCGATGGAAGCGTGACCGCAACGGGGCACTTGATCGGTACGCCCGCATTCATGTCGCCCGAGCAGGCTATCGGCGATCGTCATGCCGTCGGACCCGCGAGCGATGGCTGGTCGGTGGGCGCCACGATGTTTACGCTCCTGTCCGGCCAATACGTGCACGAGACCGAAAGCAGCGCCGGACAACTTGCGGCCGCGGCGACGCGTCAGGCTCGCTCACTCGGAGACGTGGCACCGCACCTGCCGCTTTCCATCGTGCGGTTCGTCGACAAGGCCCTGGCCTTCGATCCCAAGGACCGATGGCCCTCGGCCCAGGCGATGCGCGAGGCGCTTCACGCAGGCCTCGAAGGCGCCCTGAACGAGTCGATGGACACGATGAGCGGTCGCGTGCGCGCGAAGTTTGCCACCGACTTGGTGCAGCAGACGGAGCCCACGTATGCCAAACAATCGTCGCGCCAGCAGGAAGTGAAGTCACGTGTGCGCACTCCCATTCGTCCGTGGATGCGATTCGTCCACCCGGACCTCGAGGTGAGCGCCTACCTGCCGAAGTTCTTCGGCGCCATGACCGGCACGGCGAGCCGCATCCTCGCCGATCACGGGCTTGGTGAATTCGCCGACACGGGCTGGTTCGTTCCGGATACCCGTCCCTGGTGGCCCATGGAGCCGTACGTGCTCGTGCTTCACGAGCTCATGGAGGCCGTGGGGCCCATCAAGGCCATCGATATTGGCAAGCAAAAGGTGCAATACGTGCATCTCCCACCCGATCTCGGAGTGCAGGACATTCACGCGATGATGGCCGCCGTCGATACCGCCTATCATTTGAACCATCGGCGGAACGGCGAGCCCTTGTTCGACATTGCGTCAGGTCGCATGGTCGACATCATTGGCCATTACCATTACCGCGGCCGGCTCGATACGGAGCAATCCATCGTGATGGAGTGCGAGAACCCCTATCCCTGCGAGCTCGATCTCGGCATCCTTCTGGGCTTCGCGCGCCGCTTCGAACCGCGTGCCGTCGTCGAACATGCGCCCGGCGCCTGCCGCAAGGAAGGTGCCGAGAGCTGCACGTACCACGTTACCTGGTGGTGACCGCCGGGAAGTCCTTTGCCTCGAGCCGCGGGCCATCGCTCAAGATGAGCGCGTGCTCGATGACCACGCGCAGCTCGCGGACGTTGCCTGGCCACGCATAACCGCGAAGCAATTCGAGCGCGCCCTCCGAGAGGCCTCGTGCGCGACCGGCACCCGCCGCGGCGAGTTCGTCCAGGACCTGCCGGGCGACCATGGCGATGTCCTGCGGGCGTTCACGCAAAGGGGGAATCTTGCAGGTGACGGACGAAATGTGAAAATACAAATCACGACGGAATGTCCCAGCGTCAATCATCGCCGTGAGATCGCGTTTCGTCGTGGCGATGATGCGCGCCTGCATCGGAATTGCGCGTTCCAGCGCATGATGCAACTTCGCTTGGCTGGCCAATGGTAAGTCGCCAATCTCGTCCAAAATGAGAGTTCCGCCGCCCTGTAATGCGTTTTCCGCGATGCCCTCGGTCAGGGTCGCGCAATTCACGATACGAAATAGCTCGTTCTTCCGCGGACCCGATTCGTGAATCAACCGCGCCACGAAGTTTTTGCCCGCTCCGCCCTCGCCCAGCAAAAGGACGGCATAATCCGAGACCGACAGTTTCGAAATGGCCCGCGCCACCTCGCGGGCGCCCGGGGAGAGGCCCAGAAAAGTGTGCGCGGTGCCCTCGATCCGCTTGCGGTAAGTGTCCCGTTCTTCCTCCGCCTCGCGGAGGGATGCCATTTGCGCAAACCGTGATGCACATAGCGCGCCGGCCAGGACGAGCAATCGGCGCAGTGAATCTCGGACCCGGTCGACGGATTCGTTCGTCGTGAATGCAAGCCAGCCGGTTGGTGCGCCAGGGCAGGGGACGTGGAGCACCAATTCGCCATCCCGCCGCTCAAAAATATGGACGGCGTCCTCTGCGCCCAGACCGGAAGGCGGAGCAGGCCTATCCGCAACATCGAAGGTGGCCCCCGTGCACGCCAAATGCGTGCGCGCCCAGCCCTCGAGTGCCGCTTCCAACTGCGAAATGCTCTCCACGTTTGCAATGGCGCGATTGAGCGCAAATACGGCGGCGAGCGCGCGCACCTCCGCGGCTTCCCCGCTGAGAAGGGCGGGGAGATTCATGGTCGTGCCCCGGTACGACACCGGGCCTGCCCCCGCGTCCTCGTCGAGAACGCGAACCACGACCATCACCGTATCTCCGACGACAATCGAGTCGCCGATGCTCACGTCGGCCTCGAGAACCTCGCGCTCGTGAACCGTCAGCGGTGCCGCACCCTCGCAGGCGCGCACGTAAACGCCATGTTCGGTGGCGTGAACGTGAAAATGGTGTCGCGATACCGTTTCATCGGTGAGCACGAGGTGTGCATCGCGTGAACGGCCGACGATTTTTACCTGATCGTTCACGATGAGTTGCGTGCCCGCATCCGGACCGCGGGCCACCACGAGCCGTGCGCCTGCACCAATGGCACCCATGTTCACGCTAACGAGAATAGCACATAGACGAGGGCAACCGAATGGTCCGTCCGAAGAAACGGACTAGCGCGCCCCTTTCGCGGGCCGTAGAAGATGGGATTCAATGCCCACTTCGTCGTCACGCTGGTCGGGGTCCAAACGTGCACTGGAGCGCATTGGCTCGATTGTCCACGAGTGCCGCATCGAGCGGCTGATTGGCATCGGCGGAATGGCCGCCGTCTATGCGGGTCGGCGCGAGGATGGGCAGCGCGTGGCCATCAAGTTCCTGCTCGAGCGCTTTCACGACGACCCGAACATGGTGCGTCTTTTCAGCCAGGAAGCGAATATTGCCAACCAGGTGGACCACCCGGGCGCCGTGCCGGTGCTCGATTGCAGCGTGGACGACGAGGGGTGCGCGTTTCTCATCATGCCGCTGCTTTTGGGCGAGACGGTTCGTGCGCGGTGGGAGCGCGCGGGCCTTTGCCTGCCGGTCGCCGACGCGGGCGTGCTCGTCTCCGATGCGCTCGACGTGCTGGCCAGCGCGCACGCCCGGGGCATCGTCCATCGCGACATCAAACCGGAAAACCTGTTCATCTCCACCACGGGCGACCTCCGGGTGCTCGATTTTGGAATTGCGCGGCGTTACGATCGCGAGGGGAGCGCCACCATCTCCGGGTACACGGTCGGCACGCCCGCGTTCATGTCGCCCGAGCAGGCGCTGGGCGCCCCGAGTGGGGTCGGGCCGGCTAGTGACGGCTGGTCGGCGGGGGCGACTTTGTTTTCTCTCTTGTCGGGCCAGTTCGTTCATGACGCGGAGGGGGCCTCGGCCCAATTGGCCGCGGCTGCTCGGCCGCCACGGTCCCTCGCAGACGTGGCGCCCCATTTGCCGTTGGCCATCGTGCGCTTCGTCGACAAGGCACTCGCCCTCGACCCAAAGGAGCGATGGCCGTCGGCGCGCGACATGCGCGAGGCGCTTCATGCGGCCTTCGAAGGGGCGCTCCACGAGTCCATGGAGGCGACGACAGCACGCGTGCGTGCGAAGTTCGCGACCGAGCTTTCGCAGAGGACCGAGGCGACGCGCGTGAAGCATGCCGCGCGGCAAAGCTCACCCTCGCGCGCGCCGGCGCCGGCTCGTCCG encodes:
- a CDS encoding sigma 54-interacting transcriptional regulator encodes the protein MSRQPFHFHEMGRGVYARVGNGATPHLPALLSKQTADVRRLAAVFALTRAIADVNTVVELEAAVSGWAKTQLGCENAKILGVEAPWSGGRDGEAILETPTGGSGGTIFVPSHGAPAGWMSFTTSMPVDGVKDALCELLVLAAAMCASRWAQMAKLRAAQEESDTFRRQAIGSARTFLGTSPGAEEIARAIPRLGASDAAVLLLGEIGVGKSFVARLIHESSPRKNEPFRIVNCAAVVEHGKVGSFETAERGTLLLDEVGELPLASQGQLLQVLEARDLDARVLATTHRDLEEMMAAGTFRHDLYSRISAFRIEIPPLRERGNDVVVLATQMVTDLTESGGRRVQGFSPAAVESLRRHPWPGNVHELRNALERALALGSGPRIEASELPATAGDENDGGWVELPMNEERLNTRNREAALRHCAGNKTRAAALLGIRRARLYKK
- a CDS encoding serine/threonine protein kinase, encoding MFSRSWSSQRALARIGTVVHKCRIERLIGIGGMAAVYAATRDDGQRVAIKFLLERFREDAHMVRLFSQEANVANQVQHRGAVPVLDCSVDEDGCAFLIMPLLEGETVRARWERGDQRMPLADVGVIVSGTLDVLVSAHARGIIHRDIKPDNLFIASAGELRVLDFGIARRSDRDGSVTATGHLIGTPAFMSPEQAIGDRHAVGPASDGWSVGATMFTLLSGQYVHETESSAGQLAAAATRQARSLGDVAPHLPLSIVRFVDKALAFDPKDRWPSAQAMREALHAGLEGALNESMDTMSGRVRAKFATDLVQQTEPTYAKQSSRQQEVKSRVRTPIRPWMRFVHPDLEVSAYLPKFFGAMTGTASRILADHGLGEFADTGWFVPDTRPWWPMEPYVLVLHELMEAVGPIKAIDIGKQKVQYVHLPPDLGVQDIHAMMAAVDTAYHLNHRRNGEPLFDIASGRMVDIIGHYHYRGRLDTEQSIVMECENPYPCELDLGILLGFARRFEPRAVVEHAPGACRKEGAESCTYHVTWW
- a CDS encoding sigma 54-interacting transcriptional regulator, with amino-acid sequence MGAIGAGARLVVARGPDAGTQLIVNDQVKIVGRSRDAHLVLTDETVSRHHFHVHATEHGVYVRACEGAAPLTVHEREVLEADVSIGDSIVVGDTVMVVVRVLDEDAGAGPVSYRGTTMNLPALLSGEAAEVRALAAVFALNRAIANVESISQLEAALEGWARTHLACTGATFDVADRPAPPSGLGAEDAVHIFERRDGELVLHVPCPGAPTGWLAFTTNESVDRVRDSLRRLLVLAGALCASRFAQMASLREAEEERDTYRKRIEGTAHTFLGLSPGAREVARAISKLSVSDYAVLLLGEGGAGKNFVARLIHESGPRKNELFRIVNCATLTEGIAENALQGGGTLILDEIGDLPLASQAKLHHALERAIPMQARIIATTKRDLTAMIDAGTFRRDLYFHISSVTCKIPPLRERPQDIAMVARQVLDELAAAGAGRARGLSEGALELLRGYAWPGNVRELRVVIEHALILSDGPRLEAKDFPAVTTR
- a CDS encoding serine/threonine protein kinase, with product MPTSSSRWSGSKRALERIGSIVHECRIERLIGIGGMAAVYAGRREDGQRVAIKFLLERFHDDPNMVRLFSQEANIANQVDHPGAVPVLDCSVDDEGCAFLIMPLLLGETVRARWERAGLCLPVADAGVLVSDALDVLASAHARGIVHRDIKPENLFISTTGDLRVLDFGIARRYDREGSATISGYTVGTPAFMSPEQALGAPSGVGPASDGWSAGATLFSLLSGQFVHDAEGASAQLAAAARPPRSLADVAPHLPLAIVRFVDKALALDPKERWPSARDMREALHAAFEGALHESMEATTARVRAKFATELSQRTEATRVKHAARQSSPSRAPAPARPWLKYVQPDVEVSAFLPKFLDTMNFAMRRILTEHGLGYYVETGWFIPDARPWWPMEAYVLALNEIAETLSPIKALDTGKRAAKYVQLPPDPMMQNIHAMFGAMDIAYHLNHRRNGAPMFDIESGRMEDGIGHYHYRGHLGTEQSVVMVCEEPYPCAMDHGMILGFARRFEPYAVVEHAPGGCRRDGAESCTYHVTWW